A genomic window from Lotus japonicus ecotype B-129 chromosome 1, LjGifu_v1.2 includes:
- the LOC130734394 gene encoding uncharacterized protein LOC130734394, giving the protein MSQDSSKKLTPEMNAYGVKVMGLKSKTPKSSRVSKSSPHTSEIAIAQGISQPSSDPHKKKGKKARSKSDASKAKRKMVTRGSEATQRVNSEAEINPSTGDDVDDSRITEVLETPLKEVLHANVDPIVPSPSNNQSSHGVDTYCNKDSDHLEEENVKRQVHKDNAAPVVDETPTEELDKSDTGSAARKRKIGKRIPENVPAAPLDNISFHSEESVGKWKYVYQRRIAQERELTGEILHCQEIMKLLEAAGLLKTVTEIGGCYDKLVREFIVNVTANCTVSGHPDFRKVFVRGKCVHFSPEIINQYLGRSTVATGNGELSLSAITKELTAGQTMVWPAKGLLSSTYLSVKYAILNRIGAANWAPTTHSSDVSSGLAKLIYLVGTQTQFDFGEYVFAQTMKHAETFAVRLPIGFPCLICGIILSQHPQILLDDEVPSQKASLLTIDSRLLAGAHVSDVAGLAEMTQGEGTSSQKTPETPIAALIAVSKMLQDTITSCTLRKKNVDTLILQLTKGKRPLEDNAAAHAQDDVGTSDDDTTSD; this is encoded by the exons ATGAGTCAAGATTCTAGCAAGAAACTCACTCCTGAGATGAATGCTTACGGGGTAAAGGTAATGGGTCTGAAATCCAAAACCCCAAAATCTTCAAGGGTTTCCAAATCATCTCCTCATACCAGTGAAATCGCAATTGCTCAAGGTATCTCTCAACCATCATCTGATCCGcacaagaagaaagggaaaaaggcaCGATCCAAGTCAGATGCGTCCAAAGCGAAGAGGAAGATGGTAACGAGAGGCTCTGAGGCTACTCAGAGAGTGAATTCCGAGGCTGAGATCAACCCAAGTACGGGTGATGATGTTGATGATTCTCGTATCACTGAAGTGTTGGAAACTCCTCTCAAGGAAGTTTTACATGCAAATGTAGATCCAATTGTTCCATCACCAAGCAACAACCAATCAAGCCACGGTGTTGATACTTATTGCAACAAGGATTCTGATCATCTTGAGGAAGAG AATGTCAAGAGACAGGTTCACAAAGATAATGCTGCTCCTGTTGTTGATGAGACTCCAACTGAGGAGTTGGATAAGTCAGATACTGGTTCTGCTGCTCGGAAGCGCAAGATTGGGAAACGAATTCCAGAAAATGTGCCTGCTGCTCCTTTGGATAACATTTCTTTTCACTCTGAAGAGAGTGTTGGTAAGTGGAAGTATGTTTATCAGCGCAGGATTGCTCAAGAGAGGGAATTGACTGGTGAGATTCTGCATTGTCAAGAAATTATGAAACTTCTTGAGGCTGCTGGGTTATTGAAAACTGTTACTGAGATAGGTGGCTGCTATGACAAGTTGGTGAGAGAATTTATTGTGAATGTGACTGCAAATTGCACTGTTTCTGGGCATCCTGATTTCAGGAAAGTTTTTGTGCGTGGTAAGTGTGTCCATTTTTCACCTGAGATCATTAACCAGTATTTGGGAAGGAGCACGGTTGCCACAGGAAATGGAGAGCTGTCATTGAGTGCTATCACTAAAGAACTCACGGCTGGTCAGACTATGGTATGGCCTGCTAAAGGATTGCTGTCTTCTACTTatttgagtgtgaagtatgctatcttGAATCGCATTGGTGCTGCAAATTGGGCTCCTACCACTCATAGCTCAGATGTTTCTTCAGGTTTggcaaaattaatttatctggTTGGAACTCAAACTCAGTTTGATTTTGGTGAATATGTCTTTGCTCAAACTATGAAGCATGCTGAAACTTTTGCTGTCAGGCTTCCTATTGGTTTTCCTTGTTTAATTTGTGGGATTATTTTGAGTCAACATCCTCAAATTCTCCTTGATGATGAGGTTCCTAGCCAGAAAGCTAGTCTTCTCACTATTGATTCCAGGCTGCTAGCTGGTGCCCATGTTTCTGATGTTGCTGGTTTGGCTGAGATGACTCAGGGGGAGGGTACTTCCTCTCAGAAGACTCCTGAGACTCCAATTGCTGCGCTTATTGCTGTGTCTAAGATGCTTCAGGACACAATTACTAGTTGTacattgaggaagaagaatgtggaCACTCTCATTCTGCAGTTGACTAAAGGCAAGAGGCCTCTTGAAGACAATGCTGCTGCTCATGCTCAAGATGATGTTGGTACTTCTGATGATGATACTACTAGTGATTAG